The Ornithodoros turicata isolate Travis chromosome 9, ASM3712646v1, whole genome shotgun sequence genome includes a region encoding these proteins:
- the LOC135367924 gene encoding protein phosphatase Mn(2+)-dependent 1K-like, with the protein MCMSHLILRCNPVGATKFNKNAFKVLQQSIRLKQVVSDPENRGDRQQHVNFDTLGTWDNRIDLPLLLQQSIKAGKPIPRISGEHAGCATLLGRRTYNEDRYRVKELLPDLLYFAVFDGHGGSACADYCAQHMEEHILYWLKRRESDLETVLQSAFLDINNAFARYVAFNWPDGDESSSGTTATVCLLRNSTEMAVAHVGDSRAILCRSGEVRRLTTDHQAGQKLEGERIKMSGGRVITDSLGRTLVNGRLAMTRSLGDLDLKPFGVIPLPDTRSLEVKHGKDAFVILTTDGVNCVMSDQEIVDAVNSCSTPREAAGFVADQAMHFASQDNATAIVMPFGTWGKYRNSGGCMSSLGRNLQFSRRF; encoded by the exons ATGTGCATGTCCCATCTCATTTTAAGGTGCAACCCAGTAGGGGCTACAAAGTTTAATAAAAATGCCTTTAAAGTGCTGCAACAGTCGATACGCTTGAAACAAGTTGTGTCCGATCCTGAGAATCGGGGTGATCGTCAACAACACGTAAATTTTGACACCTTGGGTACTTGGGATAACAGGATAGACTTGCCCCTGCTCCTGCAACAGAGCATCAAAGCTGGAAAGCCGATACCACGAATCTCTGGAGAACATGCCGGCTGTGCAACACTTTTGGGACGAAGGACTTATAACGAAGACAGATATAG GGTCAAGGAGCTTCTGCCAGACCTGCTGTACTTTGCCGTCTTCGATGGCCACGGAGGATCAGCGTGTGCAGACTATTGTGCGCAACACATGGAGGAACATATCTTATATTGGCTGAAAAGAAGAGAGAGTGACCTAGAAACAGTGCTTCAGTCGGCGTTCTTGGACATAAACAACGCGTTTGCAAGATATGTTGCGTTTAATTGGCCAG ATGGTGATGAATCCTCGTCTGGAACTACAGCGACTGTCTGCCTTCTAAGAAACAGCACAGAGATGGCGGTTGCACATGTAGGGGATAGCAGAGCCATACTCTGCCGAAGTGGAGAGGTTCGCAGGCTGACAACAGATCATCAGGCTGGACAGAAATTAGAAGGA GAAAGAATCAAGATGTCAGGCGGGAGGGTAATCACGGACAGTCTTGGGCGTACACTTGTCAATGGCCGCTTGGCTATGACGCGAAGCCTTGGAGACTTGGACTTGAAGCCATTTGGAGTTATTCCCCTTCCAGATACTAGATCGCTAGAG GTGAAACATGGAAAAGACGCCTTCGTGATTCTAACCACAGACGGTGTCAACTGCGTCATGTCTGACCAGGAGATCGTAGACGCAGTGAACAGCTGCAGCACGCCCCGGGAGGCCGCAGGATTCGTTGCTGACCAGGCCATGCATTTTGCCTCCCAGGATAACGCCACCGCTATAGTGATGCCTTTCGGGACTTGGGGGAAGTACCGTAATAGCGGGGGCTGCATGAGTAGCCTGGGACGCAATTTACAATTCAGCAGGAGGTTCTAG